Proteins encoded together in one Flavobacterium keumense window:
- the rplN gene encoding 50S ribosomal protein L14, with protein MVQQESRLKVADNTGAKEVLTIRVLGGTKRRYASVGDKIVVSIKDATPNGNVKKGAVSTAVVVRTKKEVRRADGSYIRFDDNACVLLNAAGEMRGTRVFGPVARELREKQFMKIVSLAPEVL; from the coding sequence ATGGTACAACAAGAATCAAGACTAAAAGTAGCAGATAACACAGGAGCTAAAGAAGTTTTAACTATCCGTGTTTTAGGAGGTACCAAAAGAAGGTATGCCTCTGTTGGTGACAAGATTGTAGTTTCTATCAAAGATGCAACTCCAAACGGAAACGTTAAAAAAGGAGCTGTTTCAACTGCAGTTGTTGTACGTACCAAAAAAGAAGTGAGAAGAGCCGACGGTTCATATATCAGATTTGATGATAACGCATGTGTATTATTGAATGCTGCTGGTGAAATGAGAGGTACTCGTGTTTTTGGTCCGGTGGCAAGAGAACTTCGTGAAAAACAATTCATGAAAATTGTATCATTAGCACCAGAAGTGCTTTAA
- the rplW gene encoding 50S ribosomal protein L23 gives MSIIIRPIVTEKVTKESEVLNRFGFFVNTKANKVEIKKAVEAAYGVTVVSVNTINVRPDRTAKYTKSGLISGKTNAEKKAFVQVKEGESIDFYNNI, from the coding sequence ATGAGTATCATAATCAGACCTATAGTAACTGAAAAAGTGACCAAAGAGAGTGAAGTTTTGAACCGATTTGGATTTTTTGTTAACACAAAAGCAAACAAAGTTGAGATTAAGAAAGCTGTTGAAGCTGCTTATGGTGTAACTGTTGTGAGTGTTAATACAATTAATGTTAGACCGGATAGAACTGCAAAATACACTAAAAGTGGTTTAATCAGTGGAAAAACAAATGCTGAAAAGAAAGCATTTGTGCAAGTAAAAGAAGGAGAATCAATTGATTTTTACAATAATATCTAA
- the rplV gene encoding 50S ribosomal protein L22 → MGVRKRETADARKEANKSLAFAKLNNCPTSPRKMRLVADLVRGQKVERALNILRFSSKEASRKLEKLLLSAINNWEQKNSEGNVAEAGLFVKEIRVDGGMMLKRLRPAPQGRAHRIRKRSNHVTIVLGAINNTQSN, encoded by the coding sequence ATGGGAGTTCGTAAAAGAGAAACAGCAGATGCAAGAAAAGAGGCTAATAAGTCACTGGCTTTTGCAAAATTGAATAACTGCCCTACTTCACCTAGAAAAATGCGCTTAGTTGCGGACTTGGTAAGAGGTCAGAAAGTGGAAAGAGCACTTAATATTTTAAGATTTAGCTCAAAAGAAGCTTCAAGAAAATTAGAGAAACTATTATTATCTGCTATCAATAACTGGGAGCAAAAAAATAGTGAAGGTAATGTTGCTGAAGCAGGCTTATTTGTAAAAGAGATCAGAGTTGATGGTGGTATGATGTTGAAAAGACTTCGTCCAGCTCCACAAGGTCGCGCACATAGAATTAGAAAACGTTCTAACCACGTAACAATCGTGTTGGGAGCTATTAATAACACACAAAGCAATTAA
- the rpmC gene encoding 50S ribosomal protein L29: MKQSEIKNLSAAELQEKLSQTKKVYANLKLAHAISPIENPLQIRTVRRTIARLATELTKRELQ, translated from the coding sequence ATGAAACAATCAGAAATAAAAAATCTTTCTGCAGCGGAGTTGCAAGAAAAACTTAGTCAAACTAAGAAAGTTTATGCTAATCTAAAATTGGCTCATGCTATTTCACCAATTGAAAATCCTCTACAAATAAGAACTGTAAGAAGAACAATTGCAAGATTAGCTACTGAGCTTACAAAAAGAGAGTTACAATAA
- the rplB gene encoding 50S ribosomal protein L2 — MSVRKLKPITPGQRFRVVNGYDAITTDKPERSLIAPIKNSGGRNSQGKMTMRYTGGGHKQRYRIIDFKRAKVGVPATVKSIEYDPNRTAFIALLAYADGEKTYVIAQNGLKVGQKLVSGPDSQPEIGNALPLSKIPLGTVISCIELRPGQGAVIARSAGTFAQLMARDGKYATIKMPSGETRLILLTCSATIGAVSNSDHQLVVSGKAGRTRWLGRRPRTRPVAMNPVDHPMGGGEGRSSGGHPRSRNGMPAKGYRTRSKKNPSNKYIVERRKK; from the coding sequence ATGTCAGTTAGAAAATTAAAACCTATTACCCCGGGTCAGCGTTTTAGAGTTGTGAATGGTTATGACGCCATTACAACTGATAAGCCGGAGCGCTCTTTGATAGCACCGATAAAAAACTCAGGAGGTAGAAATAGTCAGGGAAAGATGACCATGCGTTATACGGGTGGTGGTCACAAGCAGAGATATCGTATTATTGATTTTAAACGTGCTAAAGTAGGAGTTCCTGCTACGGTTAAATCTATCGAATACGATCCAAATCGTACTGCATTTATTGCTTTGTTAGCTTATGCTGATGGAGAGAAAACGTATGTAATTGCTCAAAATGGATTGAAAGTGGGTCAGAAATTAGTTTCTGGTCCAGATTCTCAACCAGAAATTGGTAATGCATTACCTTTAAGTAAGATTCCTTTAGGAACTGTAATTTCATGTATTGAGTTACGTCCAGGTCAGGGAGCTGTTATTGCTCGTTCGGCTGGTACTTTTGCTCAATTAATGGCAAGAGATGGTAAGTATGCCACAATTAAAATGCCTTCAGGAGAAACAAGATTGATCTTGTTAACTTGTTCGGCTACAATTGGAGCGGTTTCTAATTCTGATCATCAATTAGTTGTGTCTGGTAAAGCAGGTAGAACAAGATGGTTAGGAAGAAGACCTAGAACAAGACCTGTTGCAATGAACCCTGTTGATCATCCAATGGGAGGTGGTGAAGGACGTTCTTCTGGAGGACATCCACGTTCAAGAAACGGAATGCCAGCTAAAGGTTATAGAACTCGTTCTAAGAAAAACCCGAGTAATAAGTATATCGTAGAACGTAGAAAGAAATAA
- the rpsC gene encoding 30S ribosomal protein S3, which translates to MGQKTNPIGNRLGIIRGWDSNWYGGNDYGDKLAEDHKIRKYIHARLSKASVSKVIIERTLKLVTVTITTARPGIIIGKGGQEVDKLKEELKKITDKEVQINIFEIKRPELDAYLVATSICRQIESRISYRRAIKMAIAASMRMNAEGIKVLISGRLNGAEMARSEGFKEGRIPLSTFRADIDYALAEAHTTYGRMGVKVWIMKGEVYGKRDLSPLTGMDKKQSSAGGKGDSSRGKSNFNKGGKPDARKRK; encoded by the coding sequence ATGGGACAAAAGACAAATCCAATTGGAAATAGACTTGGTATCATCAGAGGATGGGACTCTAACTGGTATGGTGGAAATGATTATGGCGATAAATTAGCCGAAGATCATAAAATCAGAAAGTATATCCATGCTCGTTTATCAAAAGCTAGTGTATCAAAAGTAATTATTGAGAGAACTTTAAAACTTGTAACCGTTACTATCACTACTGCTAGACCTGGTATTATTATTGGGAAAGGTGGTCAAGAGGTAGACAAGTTGAAAGAAGAGCTTAAGAAAATTACTGATAAAGAGGTTCAAATTAACATTTTTGAAATCAAAAGACCAGAACTAGATGCTTATTTAGTTGCAACAAGTATCTGTCGTCAAATTGAGAGTCGTATTTCTTACAGACGAGCTATTAAAATGGCTATTGCTGCTTCAATGCGTATGAACGCAGAGGGTATCAAAGTATTGATTTCTGGTCGTTTGAATGGGGCGGAAATGGCGCGTTCAGAAGGTTTCAAAGAAGGTAGAATTCCTCTATCAACTTTCAGAGCTGATATTGACTATGCTTTGGCAGAAGCTCATACTACTTATGGTAGAATGGGAGTTAAAGTATGGATCATGAAAGGAGAGGTTTATGGTAAGAGAGATCTTTCTCCACTAACTGGAATGGATAAAAAACAATCTAGTGCTGGAGGTAAAGGAGATTCATCTCGTGGTAAATCAAACTTCAACAAAGGGGGTAAACCTGATGCTCGTAAAAGAAAGTAA
- the rpsS gene encoding 30S ribosomal protein S19, whose product MARSLKKGPFVHYKLDKKVQENIEKGNNGVVKTWSRASMITPDFVGQTIAVHNGRQFVPVYVTENMVGHKLGEFSPTRSFRGHAGAKNKGKK is encoded by the coding sequence ATGGCACGTTCATTAAAAAAAGGACCTTTCGTTCACTATAAATTAGATAAGAAAGTTCAAGAAAATATAGAAAAAGGAAATAACGGAGTAGTAAAGACATGGTCTAGAGCTTCGATGATTACTCCAGATTTTGTTGGGCAAACAATCGCAGTTCATAACGGACGTCAGTTTGTACCTGTTTACGTTACAGAAAACATGGTAGGTCACAAGTTAGGAGAATTTTCACCAACACGATCTTTTAGAGGTCACGCTGGAGCAAAAAATAAAGGTAAAAAATAG
- the rplD gene encoding 50S ribosomal protein L4: protein MEVKVLDFNGKDTGRKVQLSDSVFAIEPNNHAVYLDVKQYLANQRQGTHKSKERAEVAGSTRKIKKQKGTGTARAGSVKNPLFKGGGTVFGPRPRSYSFKLNKNLKRLARKSAFSIKAKESNIIVLEDFNFDTPSTKNFINVLKALGLENKKSLFVLGDLNKNVYLSSRNLKASNVVSSSELSTYAILNANNVVLFEGSLEGIEENLSK, encoded by the coding sequence ATGGAAGTAAAAGTATTAGATTTCAACGGAAAAGATACTGGAAGAAAGGTTCAGCTTTCTGATTCAGTATTCGCAATTGAGCCAAACAATCATGCTGTATATCTTGATGTTAAGCAATATCTTGCTAATCAAAGACAAGGTACTCATAAGTCAAAAGAAAGAGCTGAAGTAGCTGGAAGTACACGTAAGATTAAAAAGCAAAAAGGAACTGGTACTGCTCGTGCGGGTAGTGTAAAGAATCCTTTGTTTAAAGGAGGAGGAACTGTTTTTGGTCCAAGACCAAGAAGTTATTCATTCAAATTGAATAAAAACTTGAAACGTTTGGCTAGAAAATCAGCTTTCTCAATCAAAGCAAAAGAATCCAATATTATTGTTTTGGAGGATTTTAATTTTGATACTCCAAGCACTAAAAATTTCATTAATGTTTTGAAAGCTTTAGGGTTAGAGAATAAAAAATCTTTGTTTGTGTTGGGTGATTTAAATAAAAATGTATATTTGTCGTCACGCAATTTGAAGGCTTCTAATGTTGTAAGTAGCTCAGAATTAAGCACTTACGCCATCTTAAACGCTAATAATGTAGTGCTTTTTGAAGGTTCTTTAGAAGGAATTGAAGAAAATTTAAGTAAATAA
- the rplC gene encoding 50S ribosomal protein L3 — protein sequence MSGLIGRKIGMTSIFDENGKNIPCTVIEAGPCVVTQVRTKEVDGYEALQLGFDDKNEKHSTKAAVGHFKKAGTVAKKKVVEFQDFATEQKLGDLIDVTIFEEGEFVDVQGVSKGKGFQGVVKRHGFGGVGQSTHGQHNRLRAPGSVGASSYPSRVFKGMRMAGRMGGENVKVQNLRVLKVVADKNLLIVKGCVPGHTNSYVIIQK from the coding sequence ATGTCTGGGTTAATTGGTAGAAAAATCGGCATGACTAGTATTTTCGATGAAAACGGGAAGAATATTCCTTGTACAGTAATCGAAGCTGGGCCATGTGTTGTTACCCAAGTCAGAACCAAAGAGGTTGACGGGTATGAAGCGTTGCAACTTGGTTTCGATGACAAAAATGAGAAACATTCCACTAAAGCGGCTGTAGGTCACTTTAAAAAAGCAGGAACTGTTGCTAAGAAAAAAGTCGTTGAATTCCAAGATTTTGCAACTGAACAAAAATTAGGAGATCTTATTGATGTTACTATTTTTGAAGAAGGAGAATTTGTAGATGTACAAGGTGTATCTAAAGGTAAAGGTTTTCAGGGTGTTGTTAAACGTCACGGTTTTGGTGGTGTTGGACAATCTACTCATGGTCAACACAATCGTTTAAGAGCGCCAGGTTCTGTAGGAGCTTCTTCTTATCCATCTAGAGTATTCAAAGGAATGCGTATGGCTGGAAGAATGGGAGGAGAAAATGTAAAAGTTCAAAACCTTAGAGTTTTAAAAGTAGTGGCTGATAAGAACCTACTTATTGTTAAAGGATGTGTTCCTGGGCATACTAACTCTTATGTAATCATTCAGAAGTAA
- the rpsQ gene encoding 30S ribosomal protein S17: protein MEKRNLRKERIGVVTSNKMEKSIVVAEVRKVKHPLYGKFVLKTKKYVAHDETNDCNIGDTVRISETRPLSKSKCWRLVEIIERAK, encoded by the coding sequence ATGGAAAAAAGAAATTTAAGAAAAGAAAGAATTGGTGTTGTTACTTCTAACAAAATGGAGAAATCTATTGTTGTAGCTGAAGTACGTAAAGTAAAACACCCATTATACGGTAAGTTCGTGTTGAAAACAAAAAAATACGTTGCGCACGACGAAACAAACGACTGTAACATTGGAGATACTGTAAGAATTAGCGAGACGCGTCCTTTGAGTAAATCTAAATGTTGGAGATTAGTTGAAATCATTGAAAGAGCTAAATAA
- the rplP gene encoding 50S ribosomal protein L16, which produces MLQPKRTKYRKVQKGKMKGNSQRGHELSNGMFGIKSVHETGMFLTSRQIEAARIAATRYMKREGQLWIKIFPDKPITKKPLEVRMGKGKGAVEYWAAVVKPGRIMFEVGGVPLSVAKEALRLAAQKLPVKTKFVIARDFEA; this is translated from the coding sequence ATGTTACAGCCTAAAAGAACAAAATACCGTAAGGTACAGAAAGGTAAAATGAAAGGTAACTCTCAAAGAGGGCATGAACTTTCAAATGGAATGTTTGGTATTAAATCTGTACATGAAACAGGAATGTTCTTAACCTCTCGTCAAATCGAAGCAGCTCGTATTGCAGCTACTCGTTATATGAAGAGAGAAGGACAGTTGTGGATTAAAATATTTCCAGACAAACCAATCACTAAGAAACCTCTAGAAGTACGTATGGGTAAAGGAAAAGGAGCAGTTGAATATTGGGCTGCTGTTGTTAAACCCGGAAGAATTATGTTTGAGGTTGGAGGAGTTCCTTTGTCAGTTGCTAAAGAGGCATTACGTCTTGCAGCGCAAAAACTTCCAGTAAAAACAAAATTCGTTATTGCGAGAGATTTCGAAGCATAA